A region from the Hydra vulgaris chromosome 10, alternate assembly HydraT2T_AEP genome encodes:
- the LOC136086610 gene encoding adhesion G-protein coupled receptor D1-like codes for MAIEGLNLYQMFVKVFGASKKSRTFLLKSSAFAWGIPLVITITTAVCKPDHLGPGNDSDPKICVVRGMPFYNGLLLPSCLVIFGNILVLAFVLRGIMNKSMLHSKCDCKKNVRNAFACSLLLGTTWIFAVLAVGKARDVFQ; via the exons ATGGCAATAGAAGGATTGAATTTATATCAAATGTTTGTAAAAGTATTTGGCGCTTCAAAAAAGTCtcgtacttttttattgaaatcttCTGCATTTGCTTGGg gtattCCTTTggtaataacaataacaacagcTGTTTGTAAACCTGATCACTTAGGTCCTGGGAATGATTCTGatccaaaaat ttgTGTTGTTCGTGGGATGCCATTTTACAATGGTTTGCTTTTACCTTCCTGTCTAGTTATATTTGGTAATATCTTAGTCTTAGCATTTGTCCTCAGAGGTATCATGAATAAATCCATGCTGCATAGTAAGTGCGATTGTAAAAAGAATGTTCGAAATGCATTTGCTTGTTCCTTATTGCTTGGTACAACTTGGATATTTGCAGTGTTGGCAGTTGGAAAAGCTCGAGATGTGTTTCAATGA